In one window of Fictibacillus phosphorivorans DNA:
- a CDS encoding pyridoxamine 5'-phosphate oxidase family protein, which produces MAKQEIPTTLSPELYEHLQGEQLVLLGTVDVETTAPSVNAISWVKSLSKEKIRFTVTNNSRIVTNIKDNPHVVLTVVGLETVYSINGKANILQETMEGVPLKLAKIEVDIDQVFESMFWGAKIVQEPVYEKTYNEKKAKELDVQVYDALMK; this is translated from the coding sequence GTGGCAAAACAAGAAATTCCAACAACGTTAAGTCCTGAATTGTATGAACACCTGCAAGGCGAACAGCTTGTCCTCTTAGGGACCGTTGACGTGGAAACAACAGCTCCATCTGTTAACGCAATATCATGGGTAAAGAGTTTGTCGAAAGAGAAGATTCGGTTTACGGTGACGAACAATTCACGCATCGTAACAAATATTAAAGATAATCCACATGTGGTCCTTACAGTAGTTGGTCTTGAAACTGTGTATTCAATTAATGGAAAAGCGAACATACTGCAAGAAACCATGGAAGGTGTACCATTAAAGCTTGCGAAGATCGAAGTAGACATCGATCAAGTGTTTGAAAGTATGTTCTGGGGTGCAAAGATCGTTCAAGAACCAGTATATGAAAAAACGTATAACGAAAAGAAAGCAAAAGAGTTAGATGTACAAGTATATGACGCTTTAATGAAATAA
- the mgtE gene encoding magnesium transporter → MFKEMSENQILLYVIKNLKELRKKEFQLLIDELHPYDIANVYKNLPEKHRHKFVTFLTTRQIASLIQELESDLQMEILNKLGIERSSHIMNLMENDDLADLLGNLDVNEIQDFLSSMKADESKTVQSLMQYDSDTAGGIMTNRFVWIPQVYTVRDAVEKLKTFAGFAENIYYLYVIDDERKLVGVVSYRDLLLAEMDEKIEEIMYSRVISVPAETDQEEVARTIERYDFIAVPVTDENDRLIGIVTVDDVLDVLIEEANEDIEKLSATGKSIDFQTSALVASYRRLPWLILLLFIGILSGSIISTFEGTIERAVALTYFMPMIAGMTGNTGTQSLAVVVRGLVSHDIDRPTIMKLILREFGVGFIIGITCGILISIVAYLWKGNLILGLVVGSSLFFTLIIGTLAGTLIPLLLYRFKIDPAVASGPLITTLNDIFSLLVYFGTATMFLSHLL, encoded by the coding sequence TTGTTTAAAGAGATGTCAGAGAACCAGATATTATTATATGTCATAAAAAACTTAAAAGAGTTACGGAAAAAAGAATTTCAGCTTTTAATCGATGAACTTCACCCGTATGATATCGCAAATGTGTATAAAAATTTGCCTGAGAAGCACAGACATAAGTTTGTTACGTTCTTAACCACAAGACAGATTGCTTCCTTGATTCAAGAACTTGAAAGTGATCTTCAGATGGAAATTCTGAACAAACTTGGCATTGAGCGCTCATCTCACATTATGAACTTAATGGAGAATGATGACTTAGCAGACCTTCTCGGTAACTTGGATGTTAATGAGATTCAAGATTTTCTATCTTCTATGAAGGCAGATGAATCCAAAACCGTTCAAAGTCTAATGCAATATGATTCAGATACAGCTGGTGGTATCATGACCAACCGGTTCGTATGGATTCCGCAAGTGTATACGGTTAGAGATGCGGTTGAAAAGCTAAAAACATTCGCCGGTTTTGCAGAGAATATTTATTACTTATATGTCATTGATGATGAAAGAAAACTTGTTGGTGTAGTCTCTTATCGTGATCTATTATTAGCAGAGATGGATGAGAAGATAGAGGAAATCATGTACAGCAGGGTTATCTCCGTACCTGCAGAGACAGACCAAGAAGAAGTAGCGCGTACCATTGAGCGCTATGACTTTATAGCTGTTCCTGTAACGGATGAAAACGATCGTTTGATCGGAATTGTTACAGTCGACGATGTTCTCGATGTATTAATAGAAGAAGCGAATGAAGACATCGAGAAGTTATCAGCGACGGGTAAATCCATTGATTTTCAGACAAGTGCTCTTGTAGCTTCATACAGAAGACTACCTTGGCTTATTTTGCTTCTGTTTATAGGGATTTTATCTGGAAGTATTATAAGCACGTTTGAAGGAACGATTGAACGCGCAGTTGCACTTACGTACTTTATGCCAATGATTGCAGGTATGACAGGGAATACGGGCACACAATCTCTTGCAGTAGTTGTTCGTGGACTTGTATCGCATGACATCGATCGGCCGACTATTATGAAATTAATACTCCGAGAATTTGGTGTTGGATTTATTATAGGAATTACATGTGGAATTCTCATTTCGATCGTTGCTTACCTTTGGAAAGGAAATTTAATATTGGGGCTAGTTGTTGGTAGCTCTTTGTTCTTTACTCTGATAATCGGTACGCTGGCAGGAACACTTATCCCGTTATTACTCTACAGGTTTAAGATTGACCCAGCGGTAGCGTCGGGACCTCTTATCACAACATTGAATGATATTTTTTCACTCTTGGTATACTTTGGTACAGCAACAATGTTTCTGTCTCATCTTCTTTAA
- a CDS encoding MDR family MFS transporter: protein MEHLEMRRKVIIMLSIMSAMLFAALNQTIVGTSLPKIIADLGGIEYYSWVFTIFMLTSSITAILVGKLSDIYGRKPFILLGIGVFTAGSLLCGISGSILELILFRGVQGFGGGMIMSTAFTAVGDLFPPRERGKWQGIMSSVFGLASVFGPTLGGYIVDHFHWHWVFWIFLPFGFVAFAAIYFLFPSVQRKEKESIDYTGSLLLTLTMVPLLLSFTWAGNQYDWVSPEIISLFTVTIVAFFLFVATEKRVSSPVLPLDMFKNKVFTVSNIIGFFLGAGMFGSIMYMPFFIQGVMGTSATKSGFVMMPLTLAMVAGSTISGQIITKTGKYKKLAMLGLFIMVSGMTSMHFMDTQTTNTTAILNMILVGSGLGIAFPIFTLTVQNAIEHKYLGVATSSVQLFRQLGGTIGVSIMGSVMNNSLADHFNKESQKLVASSPRVTPEMGAQIKQLANPQVLLNQEAVLEKFSALPPESLNVIKQVLGILRESLSYALNGVFLTGAIVIGTAFILTFFFLQEIPLRTSNEEKNSSHEQSSERKLG, encoded by the coding sequence ATGGAACATCTAGAAATGCGGCGGAAGGTAATTATTATGCTTTCCATCATGTCTGCTATGCTTTTTGCAGCGTTAAACCAAACAATCGTTGGAACGTCTTTACCAAAAATCATTGCTGATCTTGGAGGAATCGAATACTATAGCTGGGTTTTCACGATTTTCATGCTCACTTCAAGTATTACAGCCATATTAGTTGGAAAACTATCAGACATTTATGGTAGAAAGCCATTTATCTTATTGGGAATCGGTGTGTTTACAGCAGGTTCACTTTTATGCGGTATATCAGGTAGCATCCTTGAACTCATCTTATTTAGAGGGGTTCAAGGTTTTGGAGGCGGAATGATCATGTCGACAGCTTTCACAGCAGTTGGTGATCTATTTCCACCACGCGAACGTGGTAAATGGCAAGGAATCATGAGCAGTGTTTTCGGCTTAGCAAGTGTGTTTGGTCCAACTTTAGGAGGGTACATCGTCGATCACTTTCATTGGCATTGGGTATTCTGGATCTTTCTACCTTTTGGCTTTGTCGCTTTTGCTGCTATTTACTTCCTATTTCCTTCTGTACAGAGAAAAGAGAAAGAATCCATTGATTACACGGGTTCTCTGTTACTAACATTAACCATGGTTCCTCTTCTCCTTTCATTCACTTGGGCAGGAAATCAATATGATTGGGTTTCTCCAGAAATCATCAGCCTTTTTACTGTAACGATCGTAGCTTTCTTTTTATTTGTTGCAACAGAAAAACGTGTTTCGAGTCCTGTCCTACCACTTGATATGTTCAAAAACAAAGTTTTCACCGTTTCTAACATAATCGGATTCTTCCTGGGAGCTGGTATGTTCGGGTCTATCATGTATATGCCTTTCTTCATACAAGGAGTGATGGGAACATCCGCCACCAAATCCGGTTTCGTCATGATGCCACTAACACTTGCTATGGTTGCAGGAAGCACGATTAGCGGGCAGATTATAACAAAGACAGGAAAGTATAAGAAATTAGCTATGCTTGGATTGTTCATCATGGTTAGTGGTATGACGAGTATGCATTTTATGGATACACAAACGACGAATACGACAGCAATCCTTAATATGATTCTCGTTGGTTCAGGACTAGGAATAGCTTTTCCGATCTTCACCTTAACCGTACAGAACGCGATTGAGCACAAGTATTTAGGTGTTGCGACCTCTTCTGTTCAGCTGTTCAGACAGCTTGGTGGTACGATTGGTGTTTCCATTATGGGAAGTGTGATGAATAACTCTCTAGCAGACCACTTTAATAAAGAGTCTCAAAAGCTAGTTGCATCTTCTCCTAGAGTTACACCTGAGATGGGTGCGCAGATTAAACAGCTCGCAAACCCTCAAGTGTTGCTGAATCAGGAAGCTGTTTTAGAAAAATTTAGTGCTTTACCTCCTGAATCTTTGAACGTTATTAAACAAGTACTTGGTATTTTGCGTGAGTCTTTAAGTTATGCATTAAACGGTGTTTTCTTAACTGGCGCCATTGTTATCGGCACAGCCTTCATACTAACCTTTTTCTTCTTACAAGAAATACCACTAAGAACTTCTAATGAAGAAAAGAATTCTTCACATGAACAATCTTCAGAACGGAAGCTTGGTTAG
- a CDS encoding DoxX family protein has translation MVSLGLLIIRLVVGLSLAAHGAQKLFGWFGGYGLKGTGGWMESIGIKPGYTMALLAGLAEFGGGLLFAAGLFTEIGAVLIAGTMLVAAVKVHLQNGFWVTSNGYEFNLVLIAVVIGVALTGAGDYSLDHLWLK, from the coding sequence ATGGTATCATTAGGATTACTTATTATTCGTTTAGTTGTGGGGCTTTCATTAGCAGCACATGGAGCTCAAAAGTTGTTTGGGTGGTTCGGCGGTTATGGATTAAAAGGAACTGGAGGCTGGATGGAATCCATCGGTATTAAACCAGGCTATACGATGGCTCTATTAGCAGGTCTGGCTGAATTTGGCGGAGGACTTTTGTTTGCCGCAGGTTTGTTTACCGAAATTGGTGCTGTGCTGATCGCTGGAACGATGCTTGTGGCTGCAGTTAAAGTACACTTGCAGAACGGGTTCTGGGTAACATCGAACGGCTATGAGTTTAACCTAGTCTTAATCGCAGTAGTGATAGGAGTCGCCTTAACAGGTGCAGGAGATTATTCTTTGGATCACCTTTGGTTAAAATAG
- the map gene encoding type I methionyl aminopeptidase, whose translation MIKIKSQKQIEKMHEAGRLLASCHRELSKLVTPGTSTLKLDQFVENFLKAHGAKAAQKGYMGYPYATCASVNDEVCHGLPNKRALKEGDIVTIDFVVNLNGWLADSAWSYAVGNVSTKSQDLMDATKKALYKGIEQAQVGNRIGDIGHAIQTYAESKGYSIVREFIGHGIGRSIHEEPQVHHIGERNTGITLKEGMVITIEPILNAGRPHVSLTEDGWTAVTYDGSLSAQYEHTVAIMKDGPIILTEQA comes from the coding sequence TTGATTAAGATCAAGTCACAAAAGCAGATTGAAAAGATGCATGAAGCAGGAAGGCTGCTCGCTTCATGTCATAGAGAATTAAGCAAGCTTGTTACGCCAGGAACATCAACATTGAAACTTGATCAATTTGTTGAAAATTTTTTAAAAGCTCACGGAGCAAAAGCTGCACAAAAAGGATATATGGGCTATCCTTATGCAACTTGTGCTTCTGTAAATGATGAAGTATGTCATGGGCTTCCTAATAAAAGAGCGTTAAAAGAAGGTGATATCGTAACGATTGATTTTGTTGTGAACTTAAATGGGTGGTTGGCCGATTCTGCATGGTCGTATGCAGTGGGAAACGTTTCTACGAAATCTCAAGACTTGATGGATGCAACGAAGAAAGCACTATATAAAGGGATAGAACAAGCTCAAGTTGGTAATCGTATAGGTGATATAGGTCATGCGATCCAAACCTATGCGGAGAGTAAGGGATATTCAATCGTTCGAGAGTTTATTGGGCATGGTATTGGTCGTTCCATACATGAAGAGCCTCAAGTTCACCATATAGGAGAGCGTAATACGGGAATCACTTTAAAAGAGGGTATGGTCATAACCATCGAGCCTATACTCAATGCAGGGCGGCCGCATGTTAGTTTAACAGAGGATGGTTGGACAGCTGTGACGTACGATGGAAGTCTTTCAGCGCAATATGAACATACCGTTGCCATCATGAAAGATGGACCAATTATTTTAACAGAACAAGCTTAA
- a CDS encoding N-acetylmuramoyl-L-alanine amidase, with the protein MKGKYQITNQFIKKEWKQRPGGNRIPRFAVAHDTGNPDSTAQQNYAYFNSRHLEASAHVFIDDKQIVLIIPLDEKAWHVRSDVSDANEWGIGVELCYGPSIDFNKAYSRYVWFFAYLCEMYQWDPAQKINGHFQLDPKRRTDPLNCFHQYGKTFPFFIEDVKYELKKFVVNHKEFHELVTEEGKLYKVQIGAFSSRENAENLSRKAKAAGFAVHIDYS; encoded by the coding sequence ATGAAAGGGAAATACCAGATCACAAATCAATTTATAAAGAAAGAATGGAAGCAGCGGCCAGGAGGTAATCGTATACCACGCTTTGCGGTTGCCCACGATACTGGAAACCCCGACTCGACGGCGCAACAGAACTATGCATATTTTAACAGCAGGCATCTAGAAGCATCTGCGCACGTCTTCATAGATGATAAACAAATAGTATTGATTATTCCATTAGATGAAAAAGCATGGCACGTTCGGTCTGATGTATCCGATGCCAATGAATGGGGAATCGGAGTAGAGTTGTGCTATGGGCCATCTATTGATTTTAATAAAGCTTATAGCCGTTATGTATGGTTTTTTGCATATTTATGTGAGATGTACCAATGGGATCCTGCCCAGAAGATAAATGGTCACTTTCAACTAGACCCAAAAAGAAGAACAGATCCCTTAAATTGTTTTCATCAATACGGTAAGACATTTCCATTCTTTATTGAAGATGTTAAGTATGAGTTAAAAAAGTTTGTTGTTAATCACAAGGAGTTTCACGAGCTAGTAACTGAAGAAGGAAAGCTTTATAAAGTGCAGATAGGAGCGTTCTCATCTCGGGAAAATGCAGAAAATCTTTCTCGAAAAGCTAAAGCTGCAGGATTTGCTGTTCATATCGATTACTCATGA
- the iadA gene encoding beta-aspartyl-peptidase, with product MFTLIKGGEVYAPQYLGKKDILLAAGKITNISDHIEWPAPALDIQVIDATGKIVAPGFIDGHVHITGGGGEGGYKTRTPEIYLSDVTKAGVTTIVGVIGTDGTARTMTNLIAKAKALKEEGISCFVHTGSYQVPVKTLTGNIETDIMMIDEIIGVGEIAISDHRSSQPDAHELARLASQARVGGMLSGKSGVVNIHLGDSKRMLSLIEEVVETTDLPLSQFYPTHINRNSYLFEAGIQYAKKGGIVDFTTSTTKQFLEEGEVKCSIGLKRMLDAGVAIEQITFTSDAQGSLPAFNEFGEFTGLRIGKVNSLFGEVRDAVQLEGIPLHEALQTITSNPARILKLKQKGRLQEGLDADLVLLNEDLSIDSVIALGQVMVLDGEAVIKGTFED from the coding sequence ATGTTTACACTTATAAAAGGCGGTGAGGTGTACGCACCTCAATATCTCGGAAAAAAAGACATCCTACTCGCTGCCGGGAAAATTACCAACATCTCAGATCATATTGAATGGCCCGCACCAGCACTTGATATTCAAGTTATTGATGCAACAGGAAAAATCGTGGCACCAGGTTTTATTGATGGACATGTTCATATTACTGGCGGTGGAGGAGAAGGTGGGTATAAAACGAGAACTCCTGAGATTTATCTGTCAGATGTAACGAAAGCTGGAGTTACAACAATCGTAGGTGTGATTGGTACAGACGGAACAGCTAGGACGATGACGAATCTAATCGCAAAAGCAAAAGCGCTTAAAGAAGAAGGAATCTCGTGCTTTGTACACACCGGTTCCTATCAAGTTCCTGTTAAAACGTTAACAGGAAATATTGAAACAGACATCATGATGATTGATGAGATTATCGGTGTAGGTGAAATTGCGATTTCTGATCATCGCTCCAGCCAGCCGGACGCTCATGAACTGGCTAGACTTGCCTCCCAAGCAAGAGTTGGAGGCATGCTTTCAGGAAAATCAGGTGTTGTGAACATTCACCTTGGCGACAGCAAACGTATGTTATCTTTGATTGAAGAAGTTGTAGAAACGACCGATCTGCCTCTTTCTCAATTTTATCCGACGCATATCAACCGTAATTCTTATTTGTTTGAAGCGGGAATTCAATATGCGAAAAAAGGCGGTATCGTAGATTTCACAACAAGTACGACGAAGCAATTTTTAGAAGAAGGCGAAGTTAAATGCTCAATCGGGCTTAAGAGAATGTTAGATGCTGGAGTGGCAATCGAGCAAATCACGTTTACATCAGACGCACAAGGAAGTTTGCCTGCATTTAATGAATTTGGAGAATTTACGGGCTTGCGTATCGGCAAAGTGAACTCGCTGTTTGGTGAAGTGCGTGATGCTGTTCAATTAGAAGGGATTCCACTTCATGAGGCGTTGCAGACAATCACTTCTAATCCTGCCCGCATTTTAAAGCTTAAACAAAAAGGAAGACTGCAAGAAGGGCTGGATGCTGATCTTGTTCTGCTTAATGAAGATCTCAGCATTGATTCAGTTATCGCGTTGGGTCAAGTGATGGTTCTAGACGGAGAGGCTGTAATTAAGGGAACCTTTGAAGATTAA
- a CDS encoding MarR family winged helix-turn-helix transcriptional regulator produces the protein MENREQTPLRNDLERELEMSLRRLFRTLRKGLNEVYSDYIPSNEFAVLQTLFIQSPLMASEIANELKVSSSHITAVTDRLVAKNYIQRVRSDSDRRIVYLEITEDGREIARKMDNIKNNYLEKKFGALTDEDIKRMIDSSIKLLD, from the coding sequence ATGGAAAATAGAGAACAAACCCCATTAAGAAATGATTTAGAACGTGAATTGGAAATGAGTTTACGCAGACTTTTTCGTACGTTAAGAAAAGGTTTAAACGAAGTATACTCAGATTATATTCCAAGCAATGAGTTTGCTGTTCTTCAGACTTTGTTTATCCAAAGTCCTTTAATGGCATCCGAAATCGCAAACGAATTAAAAGTTTCCTCAAGTCATATTACTGCGGTTACTGATCGTCTTGTGGCCAAGAACTATATTCAGCGTGTACGATCAGATTCAGACCGTCGGATCGTCTATTTGGAAATTACTGAAGATGGTAGAGAAATTGCAAGAAAAATGGATAACATTAAAAATAATTACCTAGAAAAAAAGTTTGGTGCTTTAACAGATGAAGACATAAAGCGAATGATAGATTCTTCAATAAAACTGCTTGATTAG
- a CDS encoding GNAT family N-acetyltransferase gives MIVKLDQTWHGKVMDYLSAEPALNLFIIADIENFGYETDSQDIWADVEENGAITGILLRYKGNYLPYAKGEINAKAFSEIINKDKNYEMLSGKKEITDQFTPHLQFERTKELYFAELTDAESIKKNIPRESILQAELKDVDGLMELKYLIKEFSIGKTAKESLEQALSTKTGRTYFIKEEGSIVSCASSTAENSLSAMIVGVCSHPEKRNKGYASLCMEALCYDILAEGKTLCLFYDNPKAGSIYKRLGFKDIGFWSMNYSVQTTETQKNQEVVK, from the coding sequence ATGATAGTTAAGTTGGATCAAACGTGGCACGGAAAAGTTATGGACTATTTGAGTGCAGAACCTGCGCTAAACTTATTCATTATTGCTGATATCGAGAATTTTGGATATGAAACAGATTCTCAAGACATCTGGGCAGATGTTGAGGAGAACGGAGCGATCACAGGCATCCTTCTTCGTTATAAAGGAAACTACCTTCCTTATGCTAAAGGGGAGATTAATGCAAAAGCATTCTCAGAGATTATCAATAAAGATAAAAATTATGAGATGCTTTCTGGTAAAAAGGAAATCACGGACCAGTTCACTCCTCATTTACAGTTTGAGCGAACAAAGGAGCTATATTTTGCTGAACTAACAGATGCAGAATCCATAAAGAAGAATATACCAAGAGAAAGCATCTTACAAGCAGAGCTTAAAGATGTTGATGGCCTCATGGAATTAAAATATTTAATCAAAGAATTCTCAATTGGAAAAACAGCTAAAGAAAGCTTGGAGCAAGCATTATCGACCAAAACAGGACGCACTTATTTTATAAAAGAAGAGGGTAGCATTGTTTCTTGTGCTTCTTCTACGGCAGAAAATTCACTGTCGGCGATGATTGTCGGCGTTTGTTCACACCCTGAAAAAAGAAACAAAGGGTATGCTTCACTTTGTATGGAAGCGCTATGCTACGATATTTTAGCTGAAGGGAAAACGCTCTGTCTTTTCTATGATAACCCTAAAGCAGGATCGATATATAAGCGTTTAGGCTTTAAAGATATTGGATTTTGGAGTATGAACTATTCAGTCCAAACAACAGAAACCCAAAAAAACCAAGAAGTAGTGAAATAA
- a CDS encoding TVP38/TMEM64 family protein — protein MDWRNWERYFTEKNILELLDQYKDLGFLPGILLPMLESFLPILPLFIFVAGNAAAYGFWLGFLYSWIGVCVGSIIVFLLVRRFGQKRFLNFLNRHTNTTRMLGWVERHGFGMLFLIYCFPFTPSALVNVVGGLSRINTKTFLLALTLGKLVMIAIVSFIGYDFVDVLKSPLKLGMIAFGIFVLWLGGKIVESRLKESEHRA, from the coding sequence ATGGACTGGCGAAACTGGGAACGCTATTTTACTGAAAAAAACATATTAGAGCTACTCGATCAATACAAAGATCTAGGTTTCTTGCCAGGAATATTGCTACCTATGCTCGAATCATTTTTGCCGATTCTTCCACTTTTTATTTTTGTAGCGGGAAATGCAGCGGCATACGGATTTTGGTTAGGCTTTCTTTATTCGTGGATCGGGGTATGCGTAGGATCAATCATTGTGTTTCTACTAGTACGACGTTTTGGACAGAAGCGATTCTTGAACTTTTTAAACAGACATACGAACACAACACGGATGCTAGGATGGGTTGAGAGGCACGGCTTTGGTATGCTTTTTCTTATTTATTGTTTTCCGTTTACTCCATCTGCTCTTGTAAACGTAGTAGGCGGATTATCACGGATTAATACGAAAACCTTCTTGCTGGCGTTAACTCTAGGTAAATTGGTGATGATCGCGATCGTTTCATTTATCGGATATGACTTTGTTGATGTGTTGAAGAGTCCTTTAAAACTTGGAATGATTGCTTTTGGTATATTCGTATTGTGGCTAGGTGGAAAAATTGTTGAATCCAGACTTAAAGAATCAGAGCACCGGGCGTGA